TGACAGCATTTGCCATTAGCTCGCTGAGCTTTGTCTGCGCTTCCTTATACTCAGCTATCGTGAGTTTCTGCGTGGTCGGGTCCGGCATCGCTTTTAGCTCCCTTAATAAGTTATCGGCTAAGTGCCTTGCTTACTTTACAGGGTTCCTCGCCAATAAGTGTGGTTACATTAGATGGAAAACCCCTTAACTTAATGGCCGTGACCCCGTACCAACATGCATGAATCCTTATCGGTAATCTGGGCGACGACAAACAATATCCATGCAACTTTCGGACACCTAAGAAGCTCTGTTGCAATGTCGACACCGCAGATCGGCTACTTGCGGAAAGTGAATTGATCTTCCTATCCTTTTGATATTTCTGGATATTTCAATAGTTCTTGCAAATTAGGGATTTAAACCCTAATCTACACATATGATTCTGCGGGCCCTCTCTCCCTACCTCATTAGTCTTGCAAAACAATATCCTGTAGTAACAGTTGTTGGCCCACGACAATCTGGCAAATCAACCCTGTGTCGAACAGCATTCCCCTCCCTTCCCCTTATTAATTTAGAACGTCCCGACGAAAGGGCTCGTATTGCGGAGGATCCTCGTGCCTTTATCGAATCCCATCGGGGCGGTTGCATTATCGACGAGATCCAGTACATGCCCGATCTCGCCTCCTACATTCAGGTCGCCGTTGACGAACGGGATAATGCGGGTGAGTTTATCCTCACCGGTAGTCATCAATATCAACTAATGGAGTCGGTATCACAGTCACTCTCCGGTCGAACGGCGATCCTTCGACTCCTCCCCCTCAGCGCAGCAGAGTTGGCCGAGTCGAATTGCGCCCCAAAAACCCTCGATGAGCGACTCTTACTCGGAGGATACCCACGAATCTTTAAGGACAACCTAGATCCAGGCCAAGCTCACAGCTTCTATGTGCAAACATACATAGAGCGAGACATCAGACAGATCATCAACGTGCGCGACCTTACCCTCTTTGAACGATTTCTGAAGCTTTGCGCCGGTCGA
This Pseudomonadota bacterium DNA region includes the following protein-coding sequences:
- a CDS encoding ATP-binding protein — encoded protein: MILRALSPYLISLAKQYPVVTVVGPRQSGKSTLCRTAFPSLPLINLERPDERARIAEDPRAFIESHRGGCIIDEIQYMPDLASYIQVAVDERDNAGEFILTGSHQYQLMESVSQSLSGRTAILRLLPLSAAELAESNCAPKTLDERLLLGGYPRIFKDNLDPGQAHSFYVQTYIERDIRQIINVRDLTLFERFLKLCAGRSGQLLNATNLGNEAGINQSTVREWLSVLETSFIISRIQPHHRNLSKRILKSPKLYFLDTGLLCYLLGIRSPEQLALHPLRGSIVETFVASEIIKNCYNSARESSLSFFRDSAGHEIDFILDEGADARLIEVKASSTFNPEFLKNIRFYMAQKGARVTKPTVIYTGNESFSIDDISIVPIHNIGSIA